The Hippopotamus amphibius kiboko isolate mHipAmp2 chromosome 13, mHipAmp2.hap2, whole genome shotgun sequence sequence GCCTTCAAAAACGCAGCGAAGAATTTTCtatgaacaaacaaaaagctgttaggcaaaaattaaaagtaaaaatgtccCCAAAGTCTCTCCAGCTGCTTTGGGGTTTAGGAGGACCAGAGAGGGCGGGCTTGTCCAGGCcctgtgtgtgtcagtgtgtgctAGGTCAGGTGTCGGCTCCCAGTGGACGATGGTCTGCAGGCCACCGGTCTCCACAGACAACACCGTGTTGTCTCCAGGGCCCTGCCCTACCCCTGCCTCCACCCAGGCGCTTGTGGGTTAAGGGGGGACATAGGGAGGGGGTGACCGGTATGGGGTCATGTTCTTGGGACGGGAACCCTTGCCCTCCATGGGGGCTGTGAAGGGCGGCGGGGGCTGGTAGGGAGGCGCATTGGGATCCTCATCCCGCAGGGGCGTGTACTCTCCCACGGTGTCCTGGTTCAGGGGAGTGGTCTCGGGCACGCTCTGGTTGGGGTActcaggaggggggaggggggcttttTCCTCCTGCAGGATAAGCGGCAtgctggaggagggtgggggcttGGAGTCGTCCAGCTCGTCTGCAAAGATGATAGGCACCCCCTTCTTGATGAAGGTGGCCTGGTCCTCGAGGGTGAGCTTGCCCTTCCTCTTCTTGCGATAGCAGATCATGGCAATTATGCCAGCGATGAGCAGGATGGCTGCCACCACCACGGCCGGAATGACCGTGTGCAGGTACACATCATCCTCGCTGCTCTTCTCAGGGTCCCGATCCGGCACCTCCGTAGGTGGTGCCTCTGAGGGCACCCTCCTGGGCGGTGCCACTGGGACAAACTGTAGATGCCGGCAGCTGCCAGAGCCTGTCACAGAAATGCTCATGGCCTTGAAGTCAGGCTCCAAGGCATTGGTGAAGGCAGCTCGAGGTTTGCCATCATCCTCAGCGATCCTCCGGCTCAGCCCCGTGATTTGCTCCTTGGGGCAGGGCTCCAGGGGCAGTGTATTGTTGGTCCATTCCACCACAATGGAGCCCCGGGTGATATTCTGCAGAGTGATGGTGCTGCAGTTGCGGTCCCCAAAGGCAAAGGCCAGCTTCTTCACCAGGGCGATCTTCTTGTGAATGTCATTCACCACTGCTGCTGGCTCACCCGCAAACTTGGCCTTGAACCGTGCAGGAGGCCTGTCCCCTTGAGGGCGCCTGTGGACATGGATCTCGAAGGCATCCACAGCTGACAGGCCCCCTTTGTCTGTGGCGTGCATGAAATATTCATGCTTACCCACATGGCTGCTGTCAGGCAGGCCATACATGAGCTGGCTGTTGCTGTTGAATTGCACCCAAGACTTCTCGCCTACCAACTGCTGCTCCCGAAGCTTCAGGGTCAGCTTCAGCTTATCAGTGGTAGTGTCCTCGTTGTCATAGAAGGTGTCTGACGGGATCTTCACCTCAAAATAGGTGCCAACCCAGGCATCCACCCTGTCAATGTGGTTCTTGAGCTCTGGGCGCTGGTTGGGTTCTCCTCCACGGGGCATCCCACTGGTGGTGGTACGGATGCGAGTAGGCGGGGAGGCGGTTTCCAATCTGGTGATGGGAGCTTTGGTGGTGACCCGGGGCACCGGTCGGGGTGTCCGTGGCTTCTTGGTTGGCCTTCTAGTAGTGGTGGTTGAGGAGTCAGTAGAAGGTGTGGCTGGTTTTGGCGTGGATAGTCGTGGCTTCTTGGTGGTAGTTGTGGGAGGGGTAACGACTGCTGTGGGCTCCACATAGCCAGGAATGGTCATTGTTGGGCGGAGCTGGCCAGGAACTGTGGTGCCAGCTTCTGACACCCGAGTGGGCTGGATGGGGCCGAGGGTTGGGGTCTGAATAATGGCACCTCGAGTCCGAATGGTGACTGTGGGCTTCCCAGGAACAGGATCCCTGACCGGAGGAGCCATGGTCTCGGTTGGAGGAGCAATGGCTGGAGATGTGGGGGTGGGCACAATTCTGGATGGTGGCTCCTGGATGGCCGTGGTTGGGGGCCCAATGGCAGTGACAGGTGTGGGTGTGGCATGAATCTGTCTCCGGATACGTTTGGGGAGTGGGGGTTTCTTGTTGGCAATGTGCCAACCCACCACAGGGTAGCCGAGCTGGGCAGACATAGCACCCTCCCTGGCAGGGACCTCCACACCACGAATGTCAGGCACACTGTTCTGGTTTAGGGAGCAGCCCAGCTTCCAGGAGAGCAAGGCCCCATTTTCTACCACCTTTTTTGCATTTCCTGGGCCAGCCATGAAAGCTGACATATCAAACAGTCTATTATTCACCACTGGCACCAACTTCATGTTGTGAAGCTCCACTTCTGAGAAGCTCTGCATCCTGTGCAGAAGGTCGATCCTTTGCTTTGGGGTCATCTTGGTGAGGTCAGCATCCAGAATTACCGTCAGGACAGTCACAGGCTCATCAGCAGCACAAACAGATGGTACCACCTCACCAGGATCTGGTGATGCCGCCCGCACAGACTGTGGCTCACTGTGGTCTTC is a genomic window containing:
- the DAG1 gene encoding dystroglycan 1 isoform X2, whose product is MTPKQRIDLLHRMQSFSEVELHNMKLVPVVNNRLFDMSAFMAGPGNAKKVVENGALLSWKLGCSLNQNSVPDIRGVEVPAREGAMSAQLGYPVVGWHIANKKPPLPKRIRRQIHATPTPVTAIGPPTTAIQEPPSRIVPTPTSPAIAPPTETMAPPVRDPVPGKPTVTIRTRGAIIQTPTLGPIQPTRVSEAGTTVPGQLRPTMTIPGYVEPTAVVTPPTTTTKKPRLSTPKPATPSTDSSTTTTRRPTKKPRTPRPVPRVTTKAPITRLETASPPTRIRTTTSGMPRGGEPNQRPELKNHIDRVDAWVGTYFEVKIPSDTFYDNEDTTTDKLKLTLKLREQQLVGEKSWVQFNSNSQLMYGLPDSSHVGKHEYFMHATDKGGLSAVDAFEIHVHRRPQGDRPPARFKAKFAGEPAAVVNDIHKKIALVKKLAFAFGDRNCSTITLQNITRGSIVVEWTNNTLPLEPCPKEQITGLSRRIAEDDGKPRAAFTNALEPDFKAMSISVTGSGSCRHLQFVPVAPPRRVPSEAPPTEVPDRDPEKSSEDDVYLHTVIPAVVVAAILLIAGIIAMICYRKKRKGKLTLEDQATFIKKGVPIIFADELDDSKPPPSSSMPLILQEEKAPLPPPEYPNQSVPETTPLNQDTVGEYTPLRDEDPNAPPYQPPPPFTAPMEGKGSRPKNMTPYRSPPPYVPP
- the DAG1 gene encoding dystroglycan 1 isoform X1, whose translation is MRMSLGLSLLLPLWGRTFLLLLSVAVTQSRWPSEPSEAVRDWENQLEASMHSVLSDLHEAVPTVVGIPDGTAVVGRSFRVTIPTDLIASNGEIIKVSAAGKEALPSWLHWDAQSHTLEGLPLDTDKGVHYISVSAARLGANGSHIPQTSSVFSIEVCPEDHSEPQSVRAASPDPGEVVPSVCAADEPVTVLTVILDADLTKMTPKQRIDLLHRMQSFSEVELHNMKLVPVVNNRLFDMSAFMAGPGNAKKVVENGALLSWKLGCSLNQNSVPDIRGVEVPAREGAMSAQLGYPVVGWHIANKKPPLPKRIRRQIHATPTPVTAIGPPTTAIQEPPSRIVPTPTSPAIAPPTETMAPPVRDPVPGKPTVTIRTRGAIIQTPTLGPIQPTRVSEAGTTVPGQLRPTMTIPGYVEPTAVVTPPTTTTKKPRLSTPKPATPSTDSSTTTTRRPTKKPRTPRPVPRVTTKAPITRLETASPPTRIRTTTSGMPRGGEPNQRPELKNHIDRVDAWVGTYFEVKIPSDTFYDNEDTTTDKLKLTLKLREQQLVGEKSWVQFNSNSQLMYGLPDSSHVGKHEYFMHATDKGGLSAVDAFEIHVHRRPQGDRPPARFKAKFAGEPAAVVNDIHKKIALVKKLAFAFGDRNCSTITLQNITRGSIVVEWTNNTLPLEPCPKEQITGLSRRIAEDDGKPRAAFTNALEPDFKAMSISVTGSGSCRHLQFVPVAPPRRVPSEAPPTEVPDRDPEKSSEDDVYLHTVIPAVVVAAILLIAGIIAMICYRKKRKGKLTLEDQATFIKKGVPIIFADELDDSKPPPSSSMPLILQEEKAPLPPPEYPNQSVPETTPLNQDTVGEYTPLRDEDPNAPPYQPPPPFTAPMEGKGSRPKNMTPYRSPPPYVPP